In Mus caroli chromosome 9, CAROLI_EIJ_v1.1, whole genome shotgun sequence, a single window of DNA contains:
- the Ankrd49 gene encoding ankyrin repeat domain-containing protein 49: MEKEKVKDDENPDLENSVDFSEQFNQLELLKTHGHLIPTGTQSLWVGNSDEDEEQEEKNEEWYQLQEKKMEKDPSKLLLWAAEKNRLATVQRLLSEKAAEVNTRDEDEYTPLHRAAYSGHLDVVRELVAQGADVHAVTVDGWTPLHSACKWNNTRVASFLLQHDADINAQTKGLLTPLHLAAGNRDSRDTLELLLMNRYIKPELKNNSQETASDIARRTSIYHYLFEIVEGCTNSSPPS, translated from the exons atggaaaaagaaaaagtaaaggatGATGAAAACCCAGACCTGGAAAACTCTGTGGACTTTTCTGAACAGTTTAACCAGCTTGAATTGTTGAAAACGCATGGACACCTGATTCCCACGGGTACTCAGAGTCTCTGGGTAGGCAATTCTGATGAAGATGAGGAGCAAGAGGAAAAAAACGAAGAGTGGTACCAATtgcaagaaaaaaagatggaaaaagatcCAAGCAAATTGCTTCTTTGGGCTGCTGAAAAAAATCGg CTTGCTACCGTGCAGAGACTACTCTCTGAGAAGGCCGCTGAAGTGAACACTAGGGATGAAGATGAGTATACCCCTCTTCACCGAGCAGCCTACAGTGGGCATTTAGATGTTGTTCGTGAGCTGGTGGCTCAGGGGGCAGATGTTCATGCAGTGACTGTGGATGGCTGGACACCACTGCATAGTGCTTGTAAGTGGAATAATACCAGGGTGGCCTCTTTCTTACTTCAGCATGATGCAGACATCAACGCCCAAACGAAAGGCCTTTTGACCCCTTTGCACCTTGCTGCTGGGaacagagacagcagagacacTCTGGAACTCCTCCTGATGAATCGTTACATCAAACCAGAGCTGAAGAACAACTCACAAGAAACTGCTTCTGACATCGCCAGGAGGACAAGCATCTATCACTACCTCTTTGAAATTGTGGAAGGCTGCACAAACTCTTCACCTCCGTCTTAA